One Candidatus Delongbacteria bacterium genomic window carries:
- a CDS encoding GNAT family N-acetyltransferase yields MEIKVIPEKDYDEMVRITQAAYAGSFTGAPDEGERIKKMVEGMLSEDPILLLGAYENEELLGTVLHYTFETNFHGEFIKTAGIGMLAVDLLHKKKGVAQALILDSIKRAKEENITLYYLYPFNTRFYRNFGFGYGAPVYTYCVKPQDFKGTGLKFLLSYGCEKDFENMHKIYDDQARKTNGMSLRLNSEKSRINRYQGKKLLVAKDGDELIGYMFFHQKGLNSDNNQSQKLKVTDMLYTNSKALMAFTDFFHDQKDQIDYIEIATFNPNFHQLLENTLYVPKPQTLDIISLKVADVGLGLMPLVLDPEFLLKKVTKNLSYGLKFNILEKEHLTTVQTGVHTDIEMTCSINSFSSWITGVISLKALYETGQLETTQVDLLKKIDCQLAFDSPESYTRY; encoded by the coding sequence ATGGAAATTAAAGTAATTCCTGAAAAAGATTATGATGAGATGGTTCGCATAACTCAAGCCGCTTATGCAGGTAGCTTTACTGGTGCGCCTGATGAAGGAGAACGCATTAAAAAAATGGTGGAGGGAATGCTCTCCGAAGATCCAATACTTCTATTAGGAGCCTATGAAAATGAAGAATTGCTAGGAACAGTGTTACATTATACCTTTGAAACGAATTTTCATGGTGAGTTCATTAAAACTGCTGGTATAGGTATGTTGGCAGTCGATTTATTACATAAGAAAAAAGGGGTAGCTCAAGCCTTAATACTGGATTCTATTAAGAGGGCAAAAGAAGAGAATATTACCTTGTACTATTTGTATCCTTTTAATACAAGATTTTATAGGAATTTTGGATTTGGATATGGTGCACCTGTATATACTTATTGCGTAAAACCCCAAGATTTTAAAGGTACTGGTTTAAAATTCTTGTTGTCATATGGCTGTGAAAAGGATTTCGAAAACATGCATAAAATATATGATGATCAAGCAAGAAAAACGAATGGCATGAGCTTAAGGCTTAATTCGGAGAAGTCAAGAATTAACAGGTACCAAGGCAAGAAACTATTGGTTGCCAAAGACGGTGATGAGCTAATTGGATATATGTTTTTTCATCAGAAGGGTTTAAATTCTGATAACAACCAATCTCAGAAGCTAAAAGTTACAGATATGCTGTATACAAATTCAAAAGCTTTAATGGCCTTTACAGATTTCTTTCATGACCAGAAAGATCAAATTGATTATATTGAAATTGCAACATTCAATCCGAATTTCCATCAGCTTCTTGAAAACACATTATATGTACCAAAGCCACAAACCCTAGATATTATAAGCCTTAAGGTGGCAGATGTTGGATTAGGATTAATGCCACTTGTTTTAGATCCTGAATTTCTATTAAAAAAAGTTACAAAGAACTTATCCTACGGATTGAAATTTAATATTTTAGAAAAAGAACATTTAACAACCGTACAAACCGGAGTCCATACAGATATTGAGATGACTTGCTCCATTAATAGTTTTTCCTCTTGGATTACGGGGGTTATTTCCCTAAAAGCCTTATATGAAACAGGACAATTGGAAACGACTCAAGTTGATTTATTAAAAAAGATAGACTGCCAATTAGCATTTGACAGTCCTGAATCCTATACGAGATATTAA